The segment CCGCGCCAAGCGCGGCCAGGCATCCCGGGCCGCCAGCGAGACCGCCGCAGCTGCGCCCGCCGAGCCCGCGACGCCAGCGCTCGACCCCGCGCTCGCCGCACGGGCCGCCGCCATCCGCGCCAAGCGCGGCCAGGCCCCGGCACCCGAGCCCGCCGCAGTGCCGCCCGCGCCGACGGTGACCGAGCCGCCCGCCGCCGCCGCCGAACCCGCAGCGCGCGCGCTCGACCCGGCGCTCGCCCGCCGGGCCGCCGCCGTCCGCGCCAAGCGCGGCCAGGCGCCCAAGGCCGCCAGCGAGACCGCCGCAGCTGCGCCCGCCGAACGCGCGGCACCCGCGCTGGACCCCGCCCTCGCGGCCCGCGCCGCCGCCATCCGCGCCAAGCGCGGCCAGGCGCCCAAGGCCGCCACCGAGACCGCCGCAGCCGCGCCCGCCGAACCCGCCGCACCCGCGCTCGACCCCGCCCTCGCCGCCCGCGCCGCCGCCATCCGCGCCAAGCGGGGGCAGGCGGCCGCCCCCGTCGCAGAACCTGCGGCGCCCGCGCTCGACCCCGCGCTCGCTGCCCGGGCCGCTGCCATCCGGGCCAAGCGGGGGCAGGCGGCCGCGCCGGCCGCGGTCGACCCGACCGTCGTGATCCCCGTCGACGAGCCGGCCGAGGCGCCGGCGGCCCGGCGCCGGCCCGCGACCCCTGCTGGTGCCGGTGCGGCGCGCACGACCGAGCAGCGCAAGAAGAAGAGGAAGCGGCACATGGCCGCGGCCGGGCGGATCCTGGCCGGCGGCGTCGCCGTGGCGTCCAGCCTGACCCTGGTCGGCACCATGGCCCTCGCGGCCCGGCGGGCCGAGGCCGCGCAGGCCCAGGAGCAGGCGGCCGCGGCCGCCGTCGCCCTGGCCGCCACCCCGCCGACCACGGCGGCCGCTCCCGCGCCGCCCCCGGCCCCGCCGCAGACGATCGTGGTCGTCCGCCGCCGGGTCGTCCCGGCCGCGGCCCCCGCGGCGTCGAGCAGCGGCGGCGGCAGCGGCTCCTCCGGCGGGTCGAGCGGTGCGTCCGCGTCCGCTCCCGCTCCCGCCCCCGCCCCGGCCGCCGCGCCGGCACCCCGTCCCGCCCCCGCCCCGGCGCCGGCCCCGGCGCCCGCCCCCTCGACGGGCAGCGGTGGCAGCTGAGCGCCGGCACCGGGCCATGGGCACCCGGGTGCACCTGATCGTCGTCGGCCTCGACGACCCCGCCGCGGAGGCCCTCCTCGACGCGGCCGTCGCCCGCATCGACGACCTCGAGCGGCGGTGGAGCCGGTTCATGCCGGCGAGCGAGCTGTGCCGGCTCAACGCCGCCGCCGGCGCCATGGTCATCCTCGAGCCCGACACCTACGCCCTGGTCGAGCGGGCGGTGGCCGCCTGGGAGGCGACCGCCGGCCGCTTCGACCCGACCGTGCACGACGCCCTCGTCGCCGCCGGCTACGACCGCACCTTCGCCGAGGTCGCCGACGTCGCCGAGGTCGCCGCGCCCGGCACGCACCACCCGGCCAGCGCCATCGCCCCCGTGCCGGGCTGCGGCGACATCGGCCTCGACCCCGTCCTCCACGCCGTGACCCTGCCGCCCGGGGTGCACCTCGACCTCGGCGGCATCGGCAAGGGCTGGGCCGCCGACCTCGTCGTCGACCAGCTCCTCGCCGCCGGCGCCAGCGGCGCGTGCGCCAACCTCGGCGGCGACCTGCGCGTCGCCGGCGAGGCCCCGACCCCCGACGGCTGGACGGTCGCCGTCGAGGACCCCCTCGCCCCGGAGCGGACGCTCGCCACCGTCGCCCTGCTGCACGGCGCCGTCGCCACCACCACGAGGACCCGCCGTCGCTGGGCCGCACCCGACGGCGAGCGCCACCACCTGATCGACCCCGCCACCGGCCGGCCGGCGGCCACCGGCCTGGCGTCGGTCACCGTCGTCGCCGCCGACGCCACGACCGCCGAGGTCGTCGCCAAGGCGGCCTTCGTCGCCGGCCTCGACGACGGCCGCGGCCTCGTCGAGGCGGCCGGCGCGGCCGCCCTGCTGGTCGACGACGACGGCACCCCCCACCCCGCCGGCCCGATCGAGGAGTACCTCCGATGAACGAGCAGCTCATGTGGTACGTCACCCGGTCGAGCGGGCTGGTGTCGTGGGGCCTGTGCAGCGCGGCCGTGATCTGGGGCCTCGCCCTGTCGACGCGCGCCCTCGGGAAGAAGCCGCCGGCGCCGTGGCTGCTCGACCTGCACCGCTTCCTCGGCGGCCTGTCGGTCGTGTTCGTCGCCGTCCACGTCGGCGGCGCCGTCGCCGACAACTACGTCCACTTCGGGTGGGCCGACGTGCTCGTGCCGATGGCGTCGGAGTGGCGGCCGGGCGCCGTCGCCTGGGGGGTGGTCGGCCTCTACGTCCTCGTCGCCATCGAGCTCACGTCACTGCTCATGCGGCGGCTGCCGAAGAAGCTGTGGCACACCGTCCACCTGACGAGCTTCGTGCTGTTCGTCAGCGCCACCATCCACGGCCTGGCGGCCGGGGCCGACGCCGACAACCCCGTCTACCAGTGGGCCGCGCTCCTGTCGTGCAGCGCCGTGCTGTTCTTCACGCTCTACCGGTTCATGGCACCGCGCCGGGCCGCCCGGCGCGGTGGACCGGTGCCCGCCCCCAGCGGCCGGGCACCGGTCCCTGCCTGACCGCCCTCAGGACGCCGGCAGGATCGCGTCGAACGGCGGCGTGGAGTCCGCCTGGTTGAGGTACGTCTGGGTCATCGGGTCGGGCACGTTGTTGCCGAAGCTGAACGCGGTGACCTCGAAGATGCGGTCCCCGGCCTGCGCGGCCCGCTCCAGCGGTGGCGCCGACGGCGGGCTGGCCACGGCGACGAACGGGATCAGCGAGATCGGCACGTCCACCGTGAGGATCCCGGTCCGCTGGTCGACCGCGCCGGACACCGGCGTGGTCGGCGGGTAGGTCTCCAGCCGACCGTCGAGGCTCGTGCTCAGGTCCGTGTACCCGAACTGGAACCCGTTGGCGTCGTCGTAGGAGACGACGGCCGCGTGGGCCGTGTAGCCCGAGAAGAACCGGGCCACCCAGAGCAGGTTGGGACTGCCCATGCCGCTCTGCGCGCTCTGGATCTGCGCCTGTGAGAGGTCGCTCACCTGCATCGAGAACCGGACGGTCCCCGGCGCGCCGGCCGACACGACGATCCGCTCGAAGTCCATCGCCGGGTACTCGACCCGGAAGCCGACGGGCGGCGGCTCGGGCGCCGGGAACACCGAGAACGGGAAGACGGCGTCGCCGACGGGGTCGGTGCGCCGGTCGCTGACGCGGGGCCGGCCGTCGGTCGGCGACGGCTCCACGTGCAGCCCGGGGCCCTGGATCTGCTTGGCGTAGGTGACGATGGCGAGCGGGCCGACCTCGTCACCGGAAGCCTTGTTCGACTCGTTGAACACCACCTTGACCCGGCCGTCGCGGTCGTGGCGGAGCTGGAAGAAGTCGAGCAGGGTCCGGTCGCCGCCGTTCAACGTGCAGGCCAGGCCGGAGAGGCAGATCGAGTCCCAGTGGATCGGGTGGGTCGTCGCCTTCGTCTGGCTCACGGGCGGGTTCGGCTGGAGGGCGTCGAGGCTCGTGTTGACGTAGACGTCCCACGGGCCGCGGAACGTCCCGACCTCCGGGTTGCCGTCGACCTCGGTGCCGTAGAACGAGACGGCGATCCGGCCGACGTCGCCGGCGTCGATCCAGGGCATCACGGTCGTCCGCACCTTGTCCCGGTTGACCTGGATCTTCTCCGACCAGGTGCGGCCCCGGTCGGTCGAGTAGGCGTAGTAGGCGTTGTACGAGCCGGCCTCGATCCAGGCCACGTAGAGGTTGCCGCCGTGGTCCTGGGCGACGACCGGGAACAGGCTCGACGGGTCGCCCTCGGCCTCGGCGACGAGGAAGTTCCGCCACGGGTTGGTGGCGCCCCCGTCGTTCGAGATGGCGAGGCGCACCTCGTTGCCGACCGTGTAGGCGATGTACAGGCGCTTGCCGTCCCGCTCGTCCACGACCAGGTTGCCGGAGATCGAGATCTCGGGGATGGCCACGCCGGTGGGCGGGGCGTAGGTGAGGCCGCCGTCGGTCGAGCGCTGCACGAAGCTGCCCTCGGGCACCTGGCGGTAGGTCAGGTACACGATCCCCTTGCCGGCGGCGTCCATCCACTGCCGGTCGACGACGACGGGCGACGAGGACGTGTTCGTGCCGACCCAGCTGCGGCCGGCGTTCGTGCTGCGGCCGGTCGAGAAGTTCAGCAGGCTCTCGAGGCCGGTGTAGGCGAGGTTGTGGAAGCCCTGGTCGTTGGGGACCGGGTTGACGGCCAGCTCGCAGTCGCCGCCCCCGCCTGGGGAGATGCGGCCCTCGGGCGGCTGGCCCATGATCCGGAAGGTGTCGCCGCCGTCCTCACTCTTCTGGGCGTAGTCGGCGTTGCGGCTCGACCCGAACGGCCCGCAGGTGTACTCGTTGCCCTGCGGGTCGATGCGCAGCGACGGCTCGGCCACGTCCCGCTGCGGGTCGACGGTGGTGATCGGCGAGAACTTGAACGTCGACGGCGTGGCCGGCGGGTTCGGCGTCGGCGCGCTCACCGTCAGGCCGACCTCGGCCTCGTACGGCTGCGGGAGGGCGTTGGCGAACGCGCACATCACGATCAGGTAGTCGCCGGCCTCGGGGTCGACGATGGCGACGGCCTCGGACGGCGTGCCCCCGTCGCTGCTGACGACGTCGCCGTCGGGCTCCTCGACGAACAGGGCGAGGTCGCTCGTGGCCGGGTCGGGGCTGGTCGGCGCCCACACGACCTCGACGTTCAGCTGCCCGGTCCTCGTCGCGCTCCACGGCTCCGGGAGGACGACGGTGAGGGTGAACGTGTCGGCGTTGACGCCGTCCTCGCAGGCGGAGTAGTCGGCGCCGCCCGTGCCGGGAGGGACCTCGCCCTCGTACTCGAGCTCGGCGGTGCCGATGTCGGGAGCGGTGAGCGTCCCCGACTCCGGTTCGGCGGCACCGGCGTCGACGGCGGCGACGGTCGTCGAGCCGACCATCCCCAGAGCGAGCAGCCCGGCAGCGAACCGGGACCGGCGGATACGGGCACGACGACGCATGGCGCCTCCCCAGTAGGACGATCGACGTCGCCCCGGAGCCCTGCTGCGGCAGAGAGTCGGTCGGCTCCCGAGTGGTCCGTACCATAGCCACATGCCGACGCTGTCGTTCGAGGGCGAGACCCACGGCGAGATCGTTCAGAAGGTGCGGCGGTGGCTGGCCTCGGTGGACGGCGAGCCGGCCGGACGGCTGAGCGTCGTCGAGGCCGTCGAGCAGGGCGCCGAGCTGACCAAGGACGCGCTCCGGATCATCGCCTCGGCGGCGCCGGCCCCGATCGCGGAGAGCGACGTCGTGAAGGCGCTCACCGGCATGGGCTACAAGGCCACCGACGCCACCAAGGAGGCGATCGTCGACGCGTTGGCCGCCATCGACGAGGCCACCGGGGGCAGCGTCGTCAAGGCCGTGCGGGACGCCCGGCGGTCCGCCGTCTACGAGATGAACGCCACGATGGCCAAGCAGATCCTCAAGGCGATGAAGGGCTGACCGAGCGGATCAGCTCCCAGGCCCGCTCCACGTGGCGGCGCTCGGTCCGCCCTGCGCCGATCGACAGTCGCAGGGTGAGCCGCCCGTCGAGCCGGGTCGACGTCAGGTAGAGCTCGCCGGACGCGTTCAGCTCGTCCATGATCCGCTGGTTCACGTCGTCGCCGCCGACGTGGCGGAAGCAGACGAGGTTCAGGGGCACGGGCGCGGCGAGCTCGAAGTCCGGGTCGGCGCCGATCCAGGCCGCCGCCTCGGCCGCCAGCTCCACGTGGTGGCGGACGTAGTGGCGCAGTCCCTCGGCGCCGTAGCAGCGGAGCACGAACCACAGCTTGAGGGCGC is part of the Acidimicrobiales bacterium genome and harbors:
- a CDS encoding FAD:protein FMN transferase gives rise to the protein MAAERRHRAMGTRVHLIVVGLDDPAAEALLDAAVARIDDLERRWSRFMPASELCRLNAAAGAMVILEPDTYALVERAVAAWEATAGRFDPTVHDALVAAGYDRTFAEVADVAEVAAPGTHHPASAIAPVPGCGDIGLDPVLHAVTLPPGVHLDLGGIGKGWAADLVVDQLLAAGASGACANLGGDLRVAGEAPTPDGWTVAVEDPLAPERTLATVALLHGAVATTTRTRRRWAAPDGERHHLIDPATGRPAATGLASVTVVAADATTAEVVAKAAFVAGLDDGRGLVEAAGAAALLVDDDGTPHPAGPIEEYLR
- a CDS encoding ferric reductase-like transmembrane domain-containing protein, yielding MNEQLMWYVTRSSGLVSWGLCSAAVIWGLALSTRALGKKPPAPWLLDLHRFLGGLSVVFVAVHVGGAVADNYVHFGWADVLVPMASEWRPGAVAWGVVGLYVLVAIELTSLLMRRLPKKLWHTVHLTSFVLFVSATIHGLAAGADADNPVYQWAALLSCSAVLFFTLYRFMAPRRAARRGGPVPAPSGRAPVPA
- a CDS encoding sialidase family protein translates to MVGSTTVAAVDAGAAEPESGTLTAPDIGTAELEYEGEVPPGTGGADYSACEDGVNADTFTLTVVLPEPWSATRTGQLNVEVVWAPTSPDPATSDLALFVEEPDGDVVSSDGGTPSEAVAIVDPEAGDYLIVMCAFANALPQPYEAEVGLTVSAPTPNPPATPSTFKFSPITTVDPQRDVAEPSLRIDPQGNEYTCGPFGSSRNADYAQKSEDGGDTFRIMGQPPEGRISPGGGGDCELAVNPVPNDQGFHNLAYTGLESLLNFSTGRSTNAGRSWVGTNTSSSPVVVDRQWMDAAGKGIVYLTYRQVPEGSFVQRSTDGGLTYAPPTGVAIPEISISGNLVVDERDGKRLYIAYTVGNEVRLAISNDGGATNPWRNFLVAEAEGDPSSLFPVVAQDHGGNLYVAWIEAGSYNAYYAYSTDRGRTWSEKIQVNRDKVRTTVMPWIDAGDVGRIAVSFYGTEVDGNPEVGTFRGPWDVYVNTSLDALQPNPPVSQTKATTHPIHWDSICLSGLACTLNGGDRTLLDFFQLRHDRDGRVKVVFNESNKASGDEVGPLAIVTYAKQIQGPGLHVEPSPTDGRPRVSDRRTDPVGDAVFPFSVFPAPEPPPVGFRVEYPAMDFERIVVSAGAPGTVRFSMQVSDLSQAQIQSAQSGMGSPNLLWVARFFSGYTAHAAVVSYDDANGFQFGYTDLSTSLDGRLETYPPTTPVSGAVDQRTGILTVDVPISLIPFVAVASPPSAPPLERAAQAGDRIFEVTAFSFGNNVPDPMTQTYLNQADSTPPFDAILPAS